Proteins found in one Triticum urartu cultivar G1812 chromosome 4, Tu2.1, whole genome shotgun sequence genomic segment:
- the LOC125554564 gene encoding mitogen-activated protein kinase kinase 9-like produces the protein MALIREKRLPQLHLALPVPSRAAAQELGVLARRPNPTATKASTPSALSSQFRLADFDKLAVLGRGNGGTVYKVRHRETCALYALKVQHYGDPAAAAEADVLGRTASPFVVRCHSVLPAAASGDVALLLELVDGGSLDSIRSRRGAFTEAALAEVAAQALSGLAYLHARRIVHLDIKPANLLASTAGEVKVADFGIARVLARAGDHCTSYAGTSAYMSPERFDPEAHGGHYDPYAADVWSLGVTLLELFMGRYPLLPAGQQPTWAALMCAVCFGEPPVLPDGAASPELRGFVAACLQKDYRNRASVAELLAHPFVAGRDVAASKRALRKLVADASSSL, from the coding sequence ATGGCTCTGATCAGGGAGAAGAGGCTTCCGCAGCTGCACCTCGCGCTGCCCGTCCCGTCCCGCGCCGCCGCGCAGGAGCTCGGCGTCCTCGCCCGGCGCCCCAACCCGACGGCCACCAAGGCCTCCACCCCGTCGGCGCTGTCCAGCCAGTTCCGCCTCGCCGACTTCGACAAGCTCGCCGTCCTGGGCCGCGGGAACGGCGGCACCGTCTACAAGGTGCGCCACCGGGAGACGTGCGCGCTCTACGCGCTCAAGGTCCAGCACTACGGCGACCCCGCCGCGGCCGCCGAGGCCGACGTCCTCGGCCGCACGGCCTCGCCATTCGTCGTCCGGTGCCATTCCGTGCTCCCCGCCGCGGCATCCGGTGACGTCGCTCTACTCCTCGAGCTGGTGGACGGCGGGTCGCTCGACTCCATCCGGAGCCGCCGCGGCGCGTTCACGGAGGCCGCGCTCGCGGAGGTGGCGGCGCAGGCGCTGTCGGGGCTGGCGTACCTCCACGCCCGCCGCATCGTGCACCTCGACATCAAGCCGGCGAACCTCCTCGCCAGCACGGCCGGGGAGGTGAAGGTCGCGGACTTCGGCATCGCCAGGGTGCTCGCACGCGCCGGCGACCACTGCACGTCGTACGCCGGCACCTCCGCGTACATGAGCCCGGAGCGCTTCGACCCGGAGGCGCACGGGGGGCACTACGACCCGTACGCCGCCGACGTGTGGAGCCTGGGGGTCACGCTCCTTGAGCTCTTCATGGGCAGGTACCCGCTCCTCCCCGCCGGGCAGCAGCCGACCTGGGCCGCGCTCATGTGCGCCGTCTGCTTCGGCGAGCCGCCCGTGCTGCCCGACGGCGCGGCCTCGCCGGAGCTCCGGGGGTTCGTCGCCGCGTGCCTGCAAAAGGACTACCGCAACAGGGCGTCCGTGGCGGAGCTGCTTGCTCACCCGTTCGTGGCCGGGAGGGACGTGGCAGCGTCGAAACGCGCGCTCCGGAAGCTGGTCGCCGACGCCTCATCGTCGTTGTAG